One region of Rubripirellula tenax genomic DNA includes:
- a CDS encoding DUF1592 domain-containing protein — protein sequence MVLVALCLVAQSSVDAQIQSNEKTSGANAVVATERVLDSISASRNRDPQRYEKSIKPLLKKACFDCHSEDNVEGNFRADQLDPDLVGGKDIAWWLEVFSVVSKGEMPPPESSELADDDRIRIVDWLSIEIQAAERLSKASGNRSSFRRLTRYEYNYALQDMLGVPWTFAGDLPAEASEDDAFENNADSLHMSVKQVETYHQLALKALRRITVRGDRPVVVHWAIPMKAAFEREKVRLDRDVEAARKKFAEMPDKQVAEIERLKQRFQASADRSHYLELSTGLRVETDWDYRKAGYAFRHRDTFKSIPKPGSHFAVVQPGQRQALTVELGDRLPDEGTMRVRVRASRAENVGKRAPSLQLHFGFQATDQGRSIERVSRHDVPILAPYGQPEIYQWDIPLSEIEHRNTYRGEFELGDQPSPSEYIRFTNSTIGNDGSDTATESPAILIDYVEVAAPIYDDWPPRSHRNVFMESENSHDEIAYAREIVAAFMSRAWRRSPTTRDIDRKLRLFQHLRRNNTNFQETIVEVLATILTSPKFLYVLPGDQDEQQGKQKDQLSQNELATRLSLFLWSSLPDDTLLKLASEGRLGDHGILRQQVDRMLADPRATRFTEHFVMQWLKMQPLEFLSPTQGDDGFDEALLESMKREPIALFADMLRRDSSVLDFIDCDYLVVNERLAQHYGISGVQGNHFRRVPSPSEPDRGGLLTQAGLLTMTSDGKDSHPVKRGVWLLTNLLNDPPPPPPPAVPEIDLTDPAIAKMTLKERIEDHRNHAACMSCHQKIDPWGIAFENYDAMGCWRDQIDGKVVDATSVLPNGARLDGMKGLKEHLIQQRHEQFVKATVEKMATYALGRRLEFADRAGIRDITGRVRDSGDGIKTLVMCLVTSELFQTR from the coding sequence ATGGTCCTAGTGGCTCTGTGTCTTGTTGCACAGAGTTCTGTCGATGCGCAGATCCAGTCTAACGAGAAGACAAGCGGTGCAAACGCAGTCGTTGCCACGGAGCGGGTTTTGGATTCCATCAGCGCGAGCCGCAACCGTGATCCGCAGCGTTACGAAAAATCGATCAAGCCACTTCTGAAGAAAGCATGTTTCGATTGTCACAGCGAGGATAACGTCGAAGGGAACTTTCGCGCGGACCAACTGGATCCCGACCTCGTCGGCGGCAAAGACATCGCTTGGTGGTTGGAGGTGTTCTCGGTTGTCAGCAAAGGCGAGATGCCGCCACCGGAGTCAAGCGAACTGGCCGACGATGATCGAATCCGCATCGTTGATTGGCTCTCCATTGAGATTCAAGCAGCAGAGAGACTGAGCAAGGCCAGTGGCAATCGCTCTTCGTTCCGGCGGCTGACTCGCTACGAATACAACTACGCTCTGCAGGACATGCTTGGTGTGCCGTGGACATTCGCAGGTGATCTTCCGGCGGAAGCTAGCGAGGACGACGCCTTCGAGAACAATGCCGATTCGTTGCACATGTCCGTGAAGCAAGTCGAGACTTATCACCAGCTTGCACTGAAGGCATTGCGCCGAATCACGGTTCGCGGTGACCGGCCGGTTGTGGTGCACTGGGCGATTCCGATGAAGGCCGCGTTCGAACGCGAAAAGGTGCGACTTGATCGTGACGTCGAAGCGGCCAGAAAGAAGTTTGCCGAGATGCCGGATAAGCAAGTCGCGGAAATCGAACGTCTGAAACAACGTTTTCAGGCATCTGCCGATAGGTCGCATTACCTAGAACTTTCAACAGGGCTGCGAGTAGAGACCGATTGGGATTATCGCAAAGCAGGCTATGCGTTCCGTCACAGAGATACATTCAAGTCGATTCCCAAACCTGGTTCCCATTTCGCCGTCGTGCAACCGGGCCAGCGGCAAGCACTGACCGTTGAACTCGGCGACAGGTTGCCAGACGAAGGCACGATGCGCGTGCGCGTTCGAGCGTCGCGTGCTGAGAATGTTGGAAAGCGTGCTCCGAGTCTACAGCTGCACTTTGGCTTTCAGGCAACCGATCAAGGGCGATCGATCGAACGTGTTAGTCGGCACGACGTTCCCATTCTGGCTCCCTACGGTCAGCCGGAAATTTACCAATGGGATATCCCGCTTAGCGAGATTGAGCACCGCAATACCTATCGTGGCGAGTTTGAACTTGGCGATCAACCGAGCCCGTCGGAGTACATTCGTTTTACAAACAGCACGATCGGGAACGACGGTTCCGATACCGCCACAGAAAGTCCGGCGATTCTGATCGACTACGTGGAAGTTGCCGCGCCGATCTACGACGACTGGCCACCGCGTTCCCACCGCAATGTCTTCATGGAAAGCGAGAACTCGCATGACGAAATCGCGTACGCGCGAGAGATTGTCGCCGCCTTCATGTCGCGCGCCTGGCGTCGTTCTCCGACGACCCGTGACATCGATCGAAAACTGCGCCTGTTCCAGCATTTGCGACGCAACAACACGAATTTTCAGGAAACGATCGTCGAAGTGCTCGCAACCATTCTGACTTCGCCAAAGTTCCTTTATGTGTTACCCGGCGATCAGGATGAACAGCAAGGCAAACAGAAAGATCAACTGTCGCAAAATGAGTTGGCGACCCGGTTGTCGTTGTTTCTTTGGTCTAGTTTGCCCGACGACACGCTACTCAAGCTCGCTTCCGAAGGTCGTCTCGGCGATCACGGAATTCTGCGTCAGCAAGTCGACCGCATGTTGGCCGATCCACGAGCAACTCGTTTTACCGAACACTTCGTCATGCAGTGGCTGAAAATGCAGCCGCTTGAATTCTTGAGCCCCACCCAAGGTGACGACGGTTTTGATGAAGCACTTTTGGAATCGATGAAGCGAGAACCCATCGCTCTGTTTGCTGATATGCTTCGGCGTGATTCGAGCGTTCTGGATTTCATCGACTGTGACTACTTGGTCGTCAACGAGCGACTTGCCCAGCACTATGGAATCTCTGGAGTTCAGGGGAATCATTTTCGCCGCGTTCCCTCGCCAAGTGAGCCGGATCGTGGCGGTCTGTTGACTCAGGCTGGTTTGCTAACGATGACCTCCGATGGCAAAGACTCACACCCGGTCAAGCGAGGCGTGTGGTTGTTGACGAACCTTCTCAACGATCCCCCACCACCGCCTCCTCCGGCCGTCCCCGAGATCGACCTCACCGATCCAGCGATCGCAAAGATGACTTTGAAAGAACGCATCGAGGACCATCGCAATCATGCCGCGTGCATGTCGTGCCATCAGAAGATTGATCCGTGGGGGATCGCATTCGAGAACTACGATGCAATGGGATGCTGGCGTGATCAGATCGACGGGAAGGTCGTAGACGCAACAAGCGTCCTGCCCAACGGCGCCCGCCTGGACGGAATGAAGGGACTCAAAGAACACCTGATTCAGCAGCGCCACGAACAGTTTGTGAAGGCGACCGTTGAAAAAATGGCAACGTATGCGTTGGGTCGACGACTGGAGTTCGCAGACCGCGCGGGAATCAGGGATATTACCGGGCGAGTTCGAGATTCGGGCGACGGCATCAAAACCTTGGTGATGTGCCTTGTGACCAGTGAGCTTTTCCAAACGAGATAG
- a CDS encoding alpha/beta hydrolase family protein: MKPIAISLVAFIAIAAFPGVSHAQPAPGEYDTTEIELLELADVARSGRIVPMKLHVPVGAGPFPVVIVSHGAGGNLNSNFAQAHHLATHGYLAVCLEHLGSNTEQAAAGGLRVGKTIAAMTRNAGEVLGRPKDVSFAIDQLTRLDTTHPSLQGKSDVNRIGMMGHSFGAYTTLAVCGARPALDWLDPKVGSGQGLGPDLSDKRVLCGVALSPQGPGEPFFLESSYRSIAVPLLGISGSLDKQQGFVPIHRKHSFQYWPSGDRYLLWINNAAHLHFSDSTGSKERRLNFANNRQDDVQAVSRAATLLFLDQYLKKAPGAKLQEKDLRSHMVGIVDKIELLVK; this comes from the coding sequence ATGAAGCCTATCGCAATCTCGCTGGTCGCTTTCATTGCCATCGCAGCATTTCCCGGCGTCTCGCATGCGCAGCCTGCGCCCGGCGAGTACGACACGACCGAAATCGAGTTGTTGGAACTCGCCGATGTGGCACGTTCGGGGCGCATCGTTCCCATGAAGTTGCACGTGCCTGTTGGGGCGGGGCCGTTTCCGGTCGTGATCGTCTCGCATGGTGCCGGCGGAAATCTAAATTCCAATTTTGCTCAGGCGCATCACCTGGCAACCCACGGTTACCTCGCTGTTTGTTTGGAGCATCTCGGCAGCAATACGGAACAGGCCGCTGCTGGTGGGCTGCGAGTTGGCAAGACCATCGCCGCAATGACTCGCAATGCCGGTGAAGTTCTCGGTCGCCCCAAAGACGTTAGCTTCGCCATCGATCAGTTGACGCGATTGGACACGACGCATCCGAGTCTGCAGGGCAAGTCCGACGTTAACCGCATTGGTATGATGGGGCATTCGTTCGGAGCCTATACCACGCTCGCCGTCTGTGGTGCCCGTCCTGCGCTGGATTGGCTGGATCCGAAAGTTGGAAGCGGACAGGGTTTGGGGCCTGATCTTTCAGACAAGCGAGTGCTGTGCGGAGTCGCATTGTCGCCGCAGGGACCGGGCGAACCGTTCTTTTTGGAAAGTAGCTATCGTTCCATTGCTGTACCCCTGCTCGGCATTTCTGGAAGCCTGGACAAACAGCAAGGCTTTGTCCCGATCCATCGCAAACACAGCTTTCAATATTGGCCCAGCGGCGATCGCTATCTGCTGTGGATCAACAACGCGGCGCACCTGCATTTTTCAGATTCCACGGGAAGCAAAGAGCGGCGACTCAATTTCGCAAACAATCGTCAAGACGATGTTCAGGCTGTATCGCGTGCCGCAACGCTACTGTTCCTGGATCAATACCTTAAGAAGGCGCCAGGAGCCAAGCTTCAAGAAAAGGATTTGCGGTCGCACATGGTTGGCATCGTCGACAAGATCGAACTCTTGGTGAAATAG